In Marinobacterium sp. LSUCC0821, the DNA window TACAAGAGAGTATGGCTCCATTTAAGAAGATGATGGAGATTCAGCAAGAGATGCTTGAGCGTATTACGCGCCAGCAGATTGAGTGTACTCAGCAGTGTATTGAAGCAACGATGGCACAAGCTGCTGCCCTTCAGAAAGCGGAAAATCCTCAGCAGTTCATTGAGATGCAACAGGATTACACTAAGCGATTAGAAGAGGCTTTGGTCGCCGCGCGTGATTCAAATGTTCAGACTGTTCAGCAAGCTCAAAAGGCAGTTCAAGAGTTAACGGCTGCGAGCCTTGGAGGTAAATGATGTATTTAAAGAGCTGTGTTATAGCCTCTGCAATGTTGTTCGGCTCGATGAGCGTTAATGTTCATGCAGATATGGCTGAAGATGCAATTCAGTATCGTCAGTCGGTATTTCAAACCTATAAATGGCACTTCGGTGCTATGGGTGCGATGGTGCGAGGTAAAGCACCCTATGATGCTGCAAAATTTAAGCATCATGCCGAAGCTTTAGCCGCAGTGGTGCCACTTGCAGCTGAAGGGTTTGTTGAGGGCTCGGATATGGGAGATACCGCAGCAAAAGATGAGTTGTGGGAGAATCTTACCGATCTCAATAAGCGTTTTGATGAGCTTGCCCTTGCTGCTTCTGAACTCGCTGCTGCCTCTGGCGGTGACCTAGATGCAGCTAAAGCTGCTTTTGGTGCGGTTGGTAAAGGGTGTAAAGGTTGTCACGACAACTATCGTGAAAAATAAGCGTGAAAAATAGGCGTGAAAAGCAAACGTTAAAACTTTGCGTTCAAACTATTCAGTTAGCCTACAATAAACAACCAAACTACCACCGCTGCAGCTGTCGCTAAAGCAAAATAGAGAGGTGCACCTGTAACTAATCGAGGTGCACTCTCCTCTGAATCCTTGTAACCATCAATCATCGGTTTGATAAGAACTTCACCTTTGACTCTCTGATACCAAGCAATCGCCAACAGATGAGTGACGATGACGAGCATCAGAACCTTGAACAGTATGTGGTGCAACTCCGTTGAGATAAGTTGGTTCTCATACGAGATTAAGTAGGCTAACGGGCCTTCAATAAAGATATCGTCATTGCCAAACAGTCCGGTAATCACCATCAATAGAGTGATTGATATCAGTGCCAAAACGCTCACGGCACCGGCTGGGTTGTGCGTGAGGTATTGAGTTTTATCTTTGCCAGCAAGATAGTTTATGACTGCTTTAGGTCCTTTGATAAATGAGCTGAATCGACTCGGGCCGCTACCGATAAAGCCCCAAATGATGCGAAAGATAAGTAATCCTGCAATGAAGTAACCGCTCTGGGTATGCCAAATCATCCAGTTACCGCCCAGCTCGGCAGATATCCAAGAAAAGAGGATGCTTACAACTA includes these proteins:
- a CDS encoding cytochrome c, whose amino-acid sequence is MMYLKSCVIASAMLFGSMSVNVHADMAEDAIQYRQSVFQTYKWHFGAMGAMVRGKAPYDAAKFKHHAEALAAVVPLAAEGFVEGSDMGDTAAKDELWENLTDLNKRFDELALAASELAAASGGDLDAAKAAFGAVGKGCKGCHDNYREK
- a CDS encoding cytochrome b/b6 domain-containing protein; this encodes MDKKVVIWDISTRLFHWLLVVSILFSWISAELGGNWMIWHTQSGYFIAGLLIFRIIWGFIGSGPSRFSSFIKGPKAVINYLAGKDKTQYLTHNPAGAVSVLALISITLLMVITGLFGNDDIFIEGPLAYLISYENQLISTELHHILFKVLMLVIVTHLLAIAWYQRVKGEVLIKPMIDGYKDSEESAPRLVTGAPLYFALATAAAVVVWLFIVG
- a CDS encoding phasin family protein yields the protein MFQDMNQLLQESMAPFKKMMEIQQEMLERITRQQIECTQQCIEATMAQAAALQKAENPQQFIEMQQDYTKRLEEALVAARDSNVQTVQQAQKAVQELTAASLGGK